DNA sequence from the Alkaliphilus metalliredigens QYMF genome:
ATATGTAATGCATTAAAAGATAAAGAAACTTTAATAAATATAGCATCTCTTGGATTTGGACATGCTCCCCATATCGTTAATGCGTGTCAGGAAATGAATATCAATAGAGCAATTTTCATCAGTACTACAGGGATTTTCACAAAATTGAATCCAGATAGCAAAGGCATACGACTTGAAGCGGAAAGGCTAATTAAAGAAAGCAATTTAGACTATACAATAATTAGGCCTACCATGATTTATGGAACTCCGAAAGACAGAAATATGTGGAGATTAGTTCAATATCTTAAGAAGTTTTCTGTATTGCCAATATTGGGAAATGGAACATATTTGCAGCAACCTGTTTATGTTAAAGATCTTGCTTGGGCTGTAGTAAGTGCATATGAAACTGATAAGAGTATAAAGAAGGCTTACAATATTTCAGGATTAAAAGCACTTACTTACAACGAAGTAGTGGACGTTATGGGGAGGGTACTCGGTAAGAAGATATTAAAAATTCATGTTCCGATGAAGTTAAGTTATAGTCTGTTGAAGATATATGAAAATATATCGAGCAAGCCCAAGCTCAAAGCTGAGCAAGTTCTAAGATTAAATGAAAATAAAGCTTTTTCACATGACGAGGCAACTAAGGACTTTGGGTATAAGCCCATTAGTTTTGAAAAAGGTATTGAATTACAGGTAAAAGAAGTAAATTGAATTAAGAAAGCTAGTATAGCAAGATAAAAAATAGAAATATAATAGCTAAATTGGATGTGAGTATATGAATAATATTAAAAAAATTTTTTTAGTTGTTTTTCCCCATACACCTAATCCTAGGATGATTAAAAGAGTAAAGGCTTTACTTATAAATTATGATGTTCATGTAATTTATTGGGATAGAAATTTAGGAAATAAAAAAATAAATGAGTTGCCTAAGGAATCTAAAGTTACTGTCATTAAGAGAAAGGCAAACGAAGGAAGTCCCATAAAAAGATTAGGAGCAACTATAAGTGTAATAAGAGAAATTATTGCAATCGCAAAAAGGGTAGAACCGGATGTTCTCTATTTATCTAAAACAGATATTCTTTTTGCGGCTGTATTATATAAAAAGATTACAAAAACAAATGTAAGATTAGTTTATGAGGTTAGTGATTTACATACATTAATGGTTGATCAGCAGAAGAAAACTTATAAGAAATTGATATCCAAGCTTATTAAAAAAACTGAAAAATCATTATGTAAATCAATAGAATTGCTAATAGTAACTTCAGAATTTTTTTACAATCAGTTTTATCAAGATTTTATTTCTAAAGATAAAGTTGTTTTTATGCCTAATACACCTGATCCACTTGTGTTTGATGGTTTTCACAGGAAAACAAATGAAAAATTCACTGTTGGATTTATAGGAGCCATTCGATATGCTGAACAGTTGGAAATGCTAATTGATGCATCTATTGAAGCAAATATTAATGTGCTTATTGCTGGTGCAGGAAAAGACTATCTTAGAATCAAAGAATATGCTAAA
Encoded proteins:
- a CDS encoding SDR family oxidoreductase, whose translation is MILLTGATGFLGGFVLEEMVKRGHKVTCFVRETSNLEKIKELNVPYIFGKLDDYESICNALKDKETLINIASLGFGHAPHIVNACQEMNINRAIFISTTGIFTKLNPDSKGIRLEAERLIKESNLDYTIIRPTMIYGTPKDRNMWRLVQYLKKFSVLPILGNGTYLQQPVYVKDLAWAVVSAYETDKSIKKAYNISGLKALTYNEVVDVMGRVLGKKILKIHVPMKLSYSLLKIYENISSKPKLKAEQVLRLNENKAFSHDEATKDFGYKPISFEKGIELQVKEVN
- a CDS encoding glycosyltransferase; translation: MNNIKKIFLVVFPHTPNPRMIKRVKALLINYDVHVIYWDRNLGNKKINELPKESKVTVIKRKANEGSPIKRLGATISVIREIIAIAKRVEPDVLYLSKTDILFAAVLYKKITKTNVRLVYEVSDLHTLMVDQQKKTYKKLISKLIKKTEKSLCKSIELLIVTSEFFYNQFYQDFISKDKVVFMPNTPDPLVFDGFHRKTNEKFTVGFIGAIRYAEQLEMLIDASIEANINVLIAGAGKDYLRIKEYAKNYENVEVYGEYKYNEEIKKLYEHVDCIYSVYDAELKNVQIALPNRLYEAAFTSTPIIASKNTYLGDIVEKYDIGKTILFNSKTELIKVLSLLKEDLNYLKSIEEKSQLFRNDWDLNKHNKNLIKAIGKII